A window of Chloracidobacterium sp. N contains these coding sequences:
- a CDS encoding sigma-54 dependent transcriptional regulator — protein MPTKRSILIVDDEKNQRDILDMILSAEGYRTATAPSAEAALRMARAERFDVVLTDLKMGGQSGLDLLRALTQADSSQLVILMTAHGSIESVKDALRLGAVDYLEKPLDRERLLTVLAQALSRLDALDADLIGNSEPMQKLKKIILKVAASDETVLVRGESGTGKELVARALHRHSPRAAAVFHVVNCAAINENLLESELFGHEKGAFTGAVAEKKGLFEVADRGTLFLDEIGELNVALQAKLLRALQEGEVQRVGSTRVIRVDVRVVAATNRPLEDMVAAKTFREDLYYRLNVIPIHLPPLRDRREDIPLLVERFLARQSRGATHYTIAPEALQVLQAYDWPGNVRQLESALKRAALLCEGDTIGVEDLPVEIRQATGVPASAPAPPFQFRLPPEGISFEEVERSLIVQAMEKTDWNITRAAKLLGLTFRTLQYRLEKFGLRRPSDTPSDDAPAAEAPPDRTG, from the coding sequence ATGCCAACGAAACGCAGCATTCTCATTGTGGACGATGAGAAAAATCAGCGCGACATCCTGGACATGATCCTGTCGGCGGAGGGCTATCGGACGGCAACCGCGCCCAGCGCCGAAGCTGCCCTGCGCATGGCCCGCGCCGAACGGTTTGACGTGGTGCTTACCGACCTGAAGATGGGAGGGCAGAGCGGGCTGGACTTGTTGCGCGCCCTGACCCAGGCGGATTCGTCCCAGTTGGTCATTCTCATGACGGCGCACGGCTCGATTGAATCCGTCAAGGACGCCCTGCGGCTCGGCGCGGTGGATTACCTGGAAAAACCACTCGACCGTGAACGGCTGCTGACCGTTCTGGCGCAGGCCCTTTCCCGTCTGGATGCGCTGGATGCCGACCTCATCGGCAACAGCGAGCCGATGCAGAAGCTCAAGAAAATCATCCTGAAGGTGGCGGCTTCGGATGAAACGGTGCTTGTGCGCGGCGAAAGCGGAACGGGCAAGGAACTCGTGGCGCGCGCCCTGCACCGGCACAGTCCGCGGGCGGCCGCCGTGTTTCACGTCGTCAACTGTGCCGCCATCAATGAAAACCTGCTCGAATCCGAACTTTTCGGACATGAAAAAGGGGCTTTCACCGGCGCGGTTGCTGAGAAGAAGGGGCTGTTTGAAGTCGCCGACCGGGGCACGCTGTTTCTTGACGAAATCGGCGAACTCAACGTGGCGCTCCAGGCGAAGCTGCTCCGCGCTCTGCAGGAGGGGGAAGTGCAGCGGGTTGGCTCGACCAGGGTCATCCGGGTGGATGTGCGGGTGGTGGCCGCCACGAATCGTCCGCTCGAAGACATGGTGGCCGCCAAAACCTTCCGCGAAGACCTCTATTACCGGCTCAATGTCATTCCCATTCACCTGCCGCCGCTGCGCGACCGGCGGGAGGATATTCCGTTGCTCGTCGAGCGGTTTCTGGCCCGGCAGTCGCGTGGCGCAACGCATTACACCATCGCGCCGGAGGCTCTTCAGGTGTTGCAGGCTTACGACTGGCCCGGCAACGTCCGGCAGCTTGAATCGGCGCTCAAACGCGCGGCCCTGCTGTGTGAAGGGGATACCATCGGGGTGGAAGACCTGCCAGTGGAAATCCGCCAGGCGACAGGCGTTCCGGCATCCGCGCCGGCGCCGCCTTTTCAGTTCCGCCTTCCGCCCGAAGGTATTTCCTTCGAGGAAGTCGAGCGGTCGCTCATCGTCCAGGCGATGGAAAAAACCGACTGGAACATCACCCGTGCCGCCAAACTTCTGGGGCTGACCTTCCGCACGTTACAGTACCGGCTCGAAAAGTTCGGCCTGCGGCGTCCGAGCGATACTCCGTCCGACGACGCTCCGGCGGCGGAGGCTCCGCCGGACAGAACCGGGTAA
- a CDS encoding ATP synthase subunit I, which yields MASASEPPDEPSYLSPEATERRVRHLTLIITCAMAVGAGLVWEAGVGAGVAVGGGLAYLNFVWMRASLQSIVATAAAGDAGPARRPSRLQMAKFFLRWMVIGVVVWLSIQVASGLVVAIVCGLFALPLAVVVEALVQVWYGLNDEPVT from the coding sequence ATGGCTTCTGCTTCCGAACCGCCTGATGAGCCGTCATACCTCAGCCCGGAGGCAACCGAACGGCGTGTCCGGCACCTGACCCTGATCATCACGTGCGCTATGGCGGTTGGGGCCGGTCTCGTCTGGGAAGCTGGAGTGGGGGCCGGGGTCGCTGTTGGCGGCGGACTGGCCTACCTGAACTTTGTGTGGATGCGGGCGAGCCTGCAATCCATCGTGGCGACGGCCGCCGCCGGTGATGCCGGCCCTGCCCGGCGGCCGTCACGTCTTCAGATGGCCAAGTTTTTTCTGCGCTGGATGGTCATCGGCGTGGTCGTCTGGCTGTCCATACAGGTTGCGTCCGGGCTGGTGGTTGCCATAGTATGCGGTCTTTTCGCATTGCCGCTGGCCGTCGTGGTGGAAGCTCTGGTGCAGGTCTGGTATGGGCTGAACGACGAGCCGGTTACGTAA
- a CDS encoding F0F1 ATP synthase subunit A, giving the protein MTFLPFPLALADEGAAHAHPWLVEQVYHLTGLSDRELPPHVIMLLIAAVICVVGFKLLVGKPSVDKPGFGQQIVEIIVLQVRDMVEQSTGKYGFKYLGYLLPLAALILTSNLMGLFPLFESPTANFNVTLALGLMTFVYYMFMGFAQQGLGYLKHFTGGLTAGLMAIMGGIIFIFEMFSNAIRPATLALRLMINMFVDEQLGIAFGTIYQILVPVLPMLLGTFVAVVQTFIFVQLSIIYLSETVPHDDHGHEDEHAHA; this is encoded by the coding sequence ATGACCTTTCTCCCGTTTCCACTGGCGCTGGCCGATGAGGGTGCAGCGCATGCCCATCCTTGGCTCGTGGAGCAGGTGTATCACCTGACCGGCCTTTCAGACCGCGAATTGCCGCCCCACGTCATCATGCTGCTCATTGCAGCGGTGATCTGTGTCGTCGGTTTCAAGCTGCTCGTCGGCAAGCCATCGGTGGACAAACCGGGCTTTGGGCAGCAGATTGTCGAGATCATCGTGCTTCAGGTCCGCGACATGGTGGAGCAATCCACAGGGAAGTACGGGTTCAAGTACCTGGGCTATCTGCTTCCGTTGGCGGCGCTCATCCTGACCTCAAACCTGATGGGGCTGTTTCCCCTGTTTGAGTCTCCGACGGCCAACTTCAACGTCACCCTTGCGCTGGGGCTGATGACGTTCGTGTACTACATGTTCATGGGCTTTGCGCAGCAGGGGCTTGGCTACCTGAAGCACTTTACGGGCGGACTGACGGCCGGGTTGATGGCCATTATGGGCGGCATCATTTTCATCTTCGAGATGTTCAGCAATGCCATCCGGCCGGCGACGCTGGCGCTGCGGCTCATGATCAACATGTTTGTGGACGAGCAACTGGGCATCGCTTTCGGGACCATCTACCAGATACTCGTGCCCGTGCTGCCCATGCTGCTTGGCACGTTCGTCGCCGTGGTGCAGACATTTATTTTCGTGCAACTGTCCATCATTTATCTGAGTGAAACCGTGCCCCACGATGACCACGGCCACGAAGACGAACACGCCCATGCCTGA
- a CDS encoding ATP synthase F0 subunit C, with protein MTKKLFLKTLATASFLMAMSLPALAAEGGSGGGTYKIALGALAVGIAAVGCGLGDGNAIAAACEGTARNPGAGQRIFTTMLIGMVLIETLVLFTFLAAYLGF; from the coding sequence ATGACGAAAAAACTGTTCCTGAAAACACTGGCGACGGCATCGTTCCTGATGGCGATGTCCCTTCCTGCTCTGGCTGCTGAAGGTGGCAGCGGTGGCGGTACGTACAAAATTGCCTTGGGGGCGCTTGCCGTGGGCATTGCGGCCGTTGGTTGCGGTCTGGGCGACGGCAACGCCATTGCGGCGGCCTGTGAAGGCACGGCGCGCAATCCGGGCGCGGGGCAGCGCATCTTCACCACCATGCTCATCGGTATGGTGCTCATCGAAACCCTCGTGCTGTTTACCTTCCTGGCGGCCTACCTGGGCTTCTAA
- a CDS encoding cold-shock protein, with amino-acid sequence MSRTTGKVKWFNNSKGYGFIENPGGHDVFVHYSAIKEDGYKSLSEGQIVEYEIVNGPKGPQAENVIKTA; translated from the coding sequence ATGTCACGCACCACAGGCAAAGTCAAGTGGTTCAATAACAGCAAAGGTTACGGCTTCATCGAGAATCCGGGTGGGCACGATGTTTTCGTGCATTACTCAGCCATCAAGGAAGACGGTTATAAATCCCTCAGCGAGGGGCAGATCGTCGAGTATGAGATTGTGAACGGCCCGAAGGGGCCCCAGGCGGAAAACGTCATCAAGACGGCCTGA
- a CDS encoding SRPBCC family protein has translation MNIVDVLEGQITIRARPETIFPYLVEPTLLPLWSPTEARVARVGRKKHGVGARLRVEFVAHGLDPVEYEIICQEATRLVSRFTGTMSGEDIWTLTPDDRQTKVHNRMVFHQPEDFLTLVGWKTVGRMIAERDVRNKMPLLKRAVEEQWRPAED, from the coding sequence GTGAACATCGTGGATGTGCTGGAAGGTCAGATTACGATTCGGGCCCGACCGGAAACCATTTTCCCCTACCTGGTCGAACCGACGCTTCTGCCGTTGTGGTCGCCGACCGAAGCGCGGGTGGCCCGGGTCGGGCGTAAGAAGCACGGCGTCGGCGCCAGACTGCGCGTGGAGTTCGTGGCCCACGGGCTGGACCCGGTGGAGTACGAAATCATTTGCCAGGAAGCCACCCGTCTGGTCAGCCGCTTTACGGGCACGATGTCCGGCGAGGACATCTGGACGCTGACGCCCGACGACAGACAGACGAAGGTTCACAACCGGATGGTTTTCCACCAACCGGAGGATTTTCTGACTTTGGTGGGGTGGAAAACGGTTGGGCGGATGATTGCCGAACGTGACGTGCGCAACAAAATGCCGCTTCTCAAACGCGCTGTCGAAGAACAGTGGCGTCCCGCAGAGGACTGA
- a CDS encoding SDH family Clp fold serine proteinase, translating into MANAGGAPDTREAVSETNSKPKRAPELVRPPILLAETQGIVRRIEARIGETFLVYWNSPGGSVCQNDVVGFYELLRGIGKQDRVTLFIKSDGGDGTASLRIVHLLRQFAAHITVVVPLACLSAATMIALGADEIRMGPLAHLSAVDTALTHDLSPIDKDNLRVRVSPDELNRILALWRQETRGETVNPYENIFKYVHPLVIGAVDRASSLSMRLCTEILSYHLKDAEKARAISHTLNAEYPSHVYPITLREAQRIGLNARELDPELNDLLIELNEMYSEMGQKAITDFDEQNYHDNGILNILECRTSQIFYQNDTDWHYMMNERRWIRLNDNSSWRKAELVNGEVVQSVFHIR; encoded by the coding sequence ATGGCAAATGCAGGTGGAGCGCCGGATACGCGCGAAGCAGTCTCTGAAACGAATAGCAAGCCCAAACGCGCGCCGGAACTGGTCCGTCCGCCGATTCTGCTCGCCGAAACCCAGGGCATTGTCCGGCGCATCGAAGCCCGGATCGGCGAGACCTTTCTGGTGTACTGGAACTCGCCGGGCGGTTCGGTGTGTCAGAACGACGTGGTGGGCTTTTATGAACTGCTGCGGGGGATCGGCAAGCAGGACCGGGTGACACTGTTCATCAAATCCGACGGCGGGGACGGCACCGCCTCGCTGCGCATCGTCCACCTGCTGCGGCAGTTTGCCGCGCATATCACCGTGGTTGTGCCGCTGGCCTGTCTTTCAGCGGCGACGATGATTGCGCTCGGCGCGGATGAAATCCGCATGGGGCCGCTGGCGCACCTGTCGGCTGTGGATACGGCGCTGACCCACGACCTCTCACCCATTGACAAGGACAACCTGCGGGTGCGCGTCAGCCCCGATGAACTCAACCGCATTCTGGCGCTCTGGCGACAGGAAACGCGCGGCGAAACGGTCAACCCGTACGAAAACATCTTCAAATACGTTCACCCGCTCGTCATCGGTGCGGTGGACCGGGCCAGTTCGCTGTCCATGCGGTTGTGCACGGAAATTCTGTCCTATCACCTGAAAGACGCGGAAAAGGCGCGGGCGATCAGCCACACGCTCAACGCGGAATATCCTTCGCACGTCTATCCCATCACCCTGCGCGAGGCGCAGCGGATTGGTCTCAACGCCCGTGAACTCGACCCGGAACTCAATGATCTGCTCATTGAACTCAACGAGATGTATTCCGAAATGGGACAGAAGGCGATTACGGACTTTGACGAGCAGAACTACCACGACAACGGCATTCTGAACATTCTGGAATGCCGCACGAGCCAAATCTTCTACCAGAACGATACCGACTGGCACTACATGATGAACGAACGGCGGTGGATTCGGCTCAACGACAACAGTTCCTGGCGCAAGGCGGAGCTGGTCAACGGGGAAGTCGTGCAGAGCGTCTTCCACATCCGCTAG
- a CDS encoding energy transducer TonB, which translates to MNDERPVSLTSDNPAPSPRAYILRGFIYATPHTLDFEGEPGWWVRHGFRLGLTLALLLHFSFLGYLAYRTFIAPFEVEVVEREYDVDWITLTDPRYKPLPNPESWVAPPTDQPAKPDAQARAAALARRKREEEEARRRAEAERRRREAEREAEARRAAERENRERTADEPPKPGGPPSFGKVDIGPIKAIVTKLYSLSETGQLDIENQDFSITLAFRVEPSGRLSGIRIVKSSGIDEVDEAALNIAQAVSASQALGPLHILTSTTLTLDVGPQFTTLRIAGFAASPLEASGLQNLITAGLLLVPRRGDTAAFLNNTKIKADGKRLTATVQMTRSQVNALLKQNFKRG; encoded by the coding sequence ATGAACGATGAACGCCCGGTTTCGCTCACTTCAGACAATCCCGCGCCGTCGCCCAGGGCTTACATCCTGCGCGGCTTCATCTATGCCACACCGCATACCCTCGACTTCGAGGGAGAACCCGGCTGGTGGGTCCGGCACGGGTTCCGGTTGGGACTGACGCTGGCCCTGCTGCTGCACTTTTCGTTTCTGGGCTATCTGGCCTACCGGACATTCATCGCTCCGTTTGAAGTCGAAGTGGTGGAGCGTGAATACGACGTGGACTGGATCACGCTCACCGATCCCCGCTACAAGCCCCTGCCCAACCCGGAGAGCTGGGTGGCGCCCCCGACTGACCAGCCGGCCAAACCGGATGCCCAGGCGCGCGCCGCCGCGCTGGCCCGCCGCAAACGTGAGGAAGAAGAGGCCCGCCGCCGCGCTGAAGCCGAGCGCCGGCGACGGGAAGCCGAACGCGAAGCCGAAGCGCGCCGCGCTGCCGAACGGGAAAACCGGGAACGCACCGCGGACGAACCACCCAAGCCCGGCGGGCCGCCCAGCTTCGGCAAAGTGGACATTGGGCCCATCAAGGCCATCGTCACGAAGCTCTACAGCCTCAGCGAAACCGGGCAGCTCGACATCGAAAACCAGGATTTCAGCATTACGCTGGCGTTTCGGGTGGAACCCAGCGGACGGCTGTCGGGCATTCGGATTGTGAAATCGTCGGGCATTGACGAAGTGGATGAAGCCGCCCTGAACATTGCCCAGGCGGTCAGTGCGTCCCAGGCGCTCGGCCCGCTGCACATTCTGACCTCGACGACGCTGACCCTCGATGTCGGCCCGCAGTTCACCACCCTGCGCATCGCCGGCTTTGCGGCTTCACCGCTCGAAGCCAGCGGGTTGCAGAACCTCATCACGGCCGGGCTGCTGCTGGTGCCGCGCCGGGGCGACACGGCTGCTTTTCTCAACAACACCAAAATCAAAGCCGACGGCAAGCGCCTCACCGCCACCGTGCAGATGACCCGCAGCCAGGTCAATGCCCTGCTCAAACAAAACTTCAAGCGCGGCTAG
- a CDS encoding AarF/ABC1/UbiB kinase family protein, which translates to MLSDVTLQGSPVSPALRPSSVPTHRSVSGRYQVARRAAQVVGAATPLILGYWRDEQRFFFFGGAREVSEATHQYRARRIRLEIERLGIGFIKVGQVISTRGDLLPKPYLDELRTLQDSLSPLTFGEVRATLEATYGCPLEDVFEHFEETPIATASIGQVHRAQYAGQSVVVKLIRPGIQHQLATDFRIVTALLHFLDEQLVRFRQENSDVHVLTRLFSQIVTEVNAGLREEMDFVFERANAERLGALLTDNPLVVVPQVIGELCRPNVLVLEYRPGIKISDGDALRAAGFEPLKIVERLVEVYLEMILVHGVYHADPHPGNVAVDERGRIILYDFGIVRTLSARIRESLLKMTLDGLRGDVPAIVDELYRMGVVDPAADRATALRVGEKFRELYLRDMPTAERIEGVGRYMRDAFGYVPLRMPKEMVYVFRVVSMLEGLGTCFKPGWNIMADASPAVQRGIRKMMMASETIRWPELIAQWVGRWFRALFTRPA; encoded by the coding sequence ATGTTGTCCGACGTGACGCTTCAGGGTTCTCCGGTCAGTCCCGCACTTCGCCCATCTTCCGTCCCCACGCACCGTTCGGTGTCCGGGCGTTACCAGGTTGCCCGGCGGGCGGCTCAGGTTGTTGGGGCGGCCACGCCGCTCATTCTGGGCTACTGGCGCGACGAGCAGCGGTTCTTCTTCTTCGGCGGCGCGCGTGAGGTGAGTGAGGCGACGCATCAGTACCGGGCGCGCCGCATCCGGCTGGAAATCGAACGCCTGGGAATCGGGTTCATCAAGGTCGGGCAGGTCATCAGTACGCGCGGGGACCTGCTGCCCAAGCCCTACCTCGACGAACTGCGTACGCTCCAGGACAGTTTATCCCCTCTGACGTTCGGGGAAGTCCGTGCGACGCTCGAAGCCACCTACGGCTGTCCCCTGGAAGACGTTTTCGAGCACTTTGAGGAAACACCCATTGCCACGGCGAGCATCGGGCAGGTTCACCGGGCGCAGTATGCCGGGCAGTCGGTTGTGGTCAAGCTCATCCGTCCCGGCATCCAGCATCAGCTTGCCACCGACTTCCGCATCGTGACGGCGCTGTTGCATTTTCTCGATGAGCAACTCGTGCGTTTCCGGCAGGAAAACTCGGATGTGCACGTGCTGACCCGCCTGTTTTCCCAGATTGTGACCGAAGTCAACGCCGGACTGCGCGAGGAAATGGATTTTGTCTTCGAGCGCGCCAATGCCGAGCGGCTCGGCGCCCTGCTGACCGATAACCCGCTCGTCGTCGTTCCACAGGTGATTGGGGAACTGTGCCGCCCGAACGTGCTCGTGCTGGAATACCGGCCGGGCATCAAAATCAGCGATGGCGACGCTCTGCGGGCCGCCGGTTTCGAGCCGCTGAAGATTGTCGAGCGGCTGGTTGAGGTCTATCTCGAAATGATACTGGTTCACGGCGTGTATCACGCTGACCCGCATCCGGGAAATGTCGCCGTGGATGAGCGCGGGCGCATCATTTTGTATGATTTCGGCATCGTACGGACGCTTTCGGCGCGCATTCGGGAGAGCCTGCTCAAGATGACACTGGATGGCCTGCGCGGCGATGTGCCGGCCATCGTGGATGAACTCTACCGCATGGGCGTGGTGGACCCGGCGGCAGACCGGGCGACGGCGCTGCGCGTTGGCGAGAAGTTCCGGGAACTGTACTTGCGGGACATGCCGACGGCTGAACGGATTGAGGGCGTCGGACGCTACATGCGCGATGCGTTTGGCTATGTTCCCCTGCGCATGCCGAAAGAAATGGTGTATGTCTTTCGTGTCGTTTCCATGCTCGAAGGGCTGGGAACGTGCTTCAAACCTGGTTGGAACATCATGGCGGACGCTTCGCCCGCCGTTCAGCGAGGCATTCGTAAAATGATGATGGCCAGTGAAACCATCCGGTGGCCGGAACTCATTGCCCAGTGGGTCGGGCGGTGGTTCCGGGCGCTCTTTACACGCCCGGCCTAG
- a CDS encoding carboxypeptidase-like regulatory domain-containing protein, with the protein MRYYAKQFGHYAKQFGYAGLRLCGLALCVGLLGTAVWAQNGAIRGTVYYQENANAKPKPRPGVEILILRQDIKGQLKTKTDKKGTYFYTVQAFGTYVVVAHGAGYKHQVKPPVRITSTEPVQIDITLTPGDGRLPPVEQLLAEAQGGGTPETPPPAPAAPPEPTAEEKEAAAKLKAERERIEKENERARNINEQLRTLMDSGNTAFNRGDYETAASDYRKALALDDNQPGFLGNLASATLQIAVQHFNAKRRDEARKAFQESGDAAARAVALNDAQPADRRDPTYRSKAAEAYRFLAELYGDAEAGEKAAKFYIELADMQTDAKKRNEMRVRAGDSYRFAGKFKQADEFYRAVLQEDANNIPAMNGLAMSLLSSDPELLDPNKAGEAIALFEMVAAKATDPNLKQSAQASAEYIRTTAKEIVRPKPGRKKN; encoded by the coding sequence ATGCGGTATTATGCGAAGCAGTTTGGGCATTATGCGAAGCAGTTTGGATACGCCGGTCTCCGTCTGTGCGGGCTGGCGCTCTGTGTGGGATTGCTGGGAACGGCGGTGTGGGCCCAGAACGGGGCAATTCGGGGAACGGTGTATTACCAGGAAAACGCCAACGCCAAGCCGAAACCGCGGCCGGGCGTCGAGATTCTCATCCTGCGGCAGGACATCAAGGGCCAGCTCAAGACGAAGACCGACAAAAAGGGGACGTACTTCTACACCGTTCAGGCGTTTGGAACGTACGTCGTGGTAGCTCACGGGGCGGGATACAAGCACCAGGTGAAGCCCCCCGTGCGCATCACCAGCACGGAACCGGTGCAGATTGACATCACGCTGACGCCGGGCGATGGCCGCCTCCCGCCGGTGGAACAGTTGTTGGCCGAGGCCCAGGGTGGCGGAACGCCGGAAACACCACCCCCGGCTCCGGCCGCTCCGCCAGAGCCAACAGCGGAAGAAAAGGAAGCCGCCGCCAAACTCAAGGCCGAACGGGAACGCATCGAGAAGGAAAATGAACGCGCCCGGAACATCAATGAGCAGCTTCGCACTTTGATGGATTCCGGCAATACCGCCTTCAACCGGGGCGACTACGAAACGGCGGCCAGCGATTACCGGAAGGCCTTGGCGCTCGATGACAATCAACCGGGCTTTCTGGGCAACCTGGCTTCCGCCACCCTGCAAATCGCCGTGCAGCACTTCAATGCCAAGCGGCGCGATGAGGCACGGAAGGCGTTTCAGGAATCAGGTGACGCAGCCGCGCGCGCGGTGGCGCTCAACGATGCCCAGCCGGCCGACCGGCGCGATCCCACCTACCGCAGCAAAGCGGCTGAAGCTTACCGCTTCCTGGCCGAACTCTATGGCGATGCCGAAGCCGGCGAAAAGGCCGCCAAGTTTTACATCGAACTCGCCGACATGCAGACCGATGCCAAGAAGCGCAACGAAATGCGGGTTCGCGCCGGTGATTCCTACCGCTTTGCCGGCAAATTCAAGCAGGCGGATGAGTTTTACCGCGCTGTCCTGCAGGAGGATGCCAACAACATCCCGGCTATGAACGGACTTGCCATGTCGCTGCTGTCGTCTGACCCGGAGTTGCTTGACCCGAACAAAGCCGGGGAAGCCATTGCCCTGTTCGAGATGGTGGCAGCCAAGGCAACCGATCCCAACCTGAAGCAGTCGGCACAGGCCAGCGCCGAGTACATTCGGACAACTGCCAAGGAAATCGTCCGTCCCAAGCCGGGGCGGAAGAAAAACTAA
- the ispG gene encoding flavodoxin-dependent (E)-4-hydroxy-3-methylbut-2-enyl-diphosphate synthase, producing MPIAPRRRSVPVNVGGVIIGGGAPVVVQSMTNTDTADVAATVGQVAALHAAGSEIVRITVNDRDAAAAVPDIVRGLRARGVEVPLVGDFHYNGHTLLRDFPETARLLAKYRINPGNVGFGKKHDENFKAIVELAIQYEKPVRIGVNWGSLDQAMLARMMDENARRDPPLSAREVMLEAMCASALESAALAESIGLPHDRIIISTKISEVQDLVEVYRAIAARCDYPLHVGLTEAGMATKGIVASAIGIGLLLQEGIGDTIRVSLTPTPGGDRTEEVRVAQTILQTMGIRSFTPLVTACPGCGRTTSTLFQEMAQDIQTYLREQMPVWKTRYPGVETLKVAVMGCIVNGPGESKHADIGISLPGTGEDPKAPVFVDGVKVTTLEGERIVPAFIDILNDYVARRFGASAGVGR from the coding sequence ATGCCCATTGCTCCCCGTCGGCGCTCAGTGCCGGTCAATGTCGGCGGCGTCATCATCGGCGGCGGCGCGCCGGTCGTCGTCCAGTCCATGACGAACACGGACACGGCCGATGTGGCCGCCACCGTCGGGCAGGTGGCGGCCCTGCATGCCGCCGGTTCGGAAATCGTGCGCATCACCGTCAATGACCGCGATGCGGCGGCGGCCGTCCCGGACATTGTGCGTGGTCTGCGGGCGCGTGGTGTGGAAGTCCCTCTGGTTGGCGATTTTCACTACAACGGCCACACGCTGCTGCGCGACTTCCCGGAAACGGCCCGCCTGCTGGCCAAGTACCGGATCAATCCTGGCAATGTCGGTTTCGGGAAAAAGCACGATGAAAACTTCAAGGCCATCGTCGAGCTGGCGATTCAGTACGAAAAGCCGGTACGGATTGGCGTCAACTGGGGCTCGCTCGACCAGGCGATGCTGGCGCGCATGATGGACGAAAATGCCCGGCGCGACCCACCGCTTTCCGCGCGTGAGGTCATGCTGGAAGCCATGTGCGCCAGCGCCCTGGAGTCGGCCGCGCTGGCCGAATCCATCGGCCTGCCGCATGACCGCATCATCATCAGCACGAAAATTTCGGAAGTGCAGGACCTGGTTGAGGTCTATCGGGCCATTGCCGCCCGGTGCGACTACCCGCTGCACGTCGGTTTGACCGAAGCCGGCATGGCCACGAAGGGTATTGTGGCCAGCGCCATCGGTATCGGTTTGCTGCTTCAGGAGGGCATCGGGGATACCATCCGCGTGTCCCTGACGCCGACCCCCGGCGGCGACCGGACTGAGGAAGTGCGTGTCGCCCAGACGATTCTGCAAACCATGGGCATCCGCAGCTTCACGCCCTTGGTCACAGCCTGTCCGGGGTGCGGGCGCACGACGAGCACCCTGTTTCAGGAAATGGCGCAGGACATCCAGACCTATTTGCGGGAACAGATGCCCGTCTGGAAAACCCGCTACCCGGGGGTTGAAACGCTCAAGGTGGCCGTCATGGGGTGCATTGTCAACGGCCCCGGCGAATCCAAGCATGCCGACATCGGGATTTCGCTGCCGGGCACCGGAGAAGACCCCAAAGCTCCGGTCTTCGTGGATGGCGTCAAAGTCACCACGCTCGAAGGCGAGCGCATTGTTCCGGCATTCATTGACATTCTCAATGACTATGTTGCGCGGCGCTTTGGGGCGTCTGCGGGTGTAGGTCGCTGA